The following coding sequences lie in one Rutidosis leptorrhynchoides isolate AG116_Rl617_1_P2 chromosome 6, CSIRO_AGI_Rlap_v1, whole genome shotgun sequence genomic window:
- the LOC139855291 gene encoding wall-associated receptor kinase-like 20, with protein MRSLNKKVMCLADTFFFLICFYFYSSSSQKICPNCGLLKVPYPLSTNPDCGNTDYTLLCDTHSQKLYFNALNGSSYLVVKIKPESQKLVIQTQPWLPNSCITQDFTVSEGLWLNQTLPFNISSSNTIFIFNCSPRLFVSPLNCTPSSLCHLYLENSGRVDPSRALQCASTISPCCTFVAGGLPSAYKIRLHASGCRAFKSIINLDKQKPPSLWEEGIEIQWAPPPEPICKTQTECSVSSKCQPIKQGISRCLCNQHYKWDHVLGVCLRTSPKSKSKSGHTIKISICVVLFFAVAVVMSAITVKKSRKVRQKAKVAKEREELFKSSNGMKSARMFSLKELKKATNDFSKDKLLGVGGFGEVYKGELHDGTVVAVKSAKVGNIKSTQQVLNEVGILSQVNHKNLVRLLGCCVEAEQPLMVYEYISRGTLYHHLHSESCKFLNWISRLRICLQTAEALAYLHTSAHTPIYHRDIKSNNILLDDEYNAKVSDFGLSRLAKPGLSHVSTCAQGTLGYLDPEYYRNYQLTDKSDVYSFGVVLLEILTTKRAIDFAREEDDVNLAVYVAQRADSVMEVVDPRLVENEASGQVLNSVSLFCKLALACLKEKKGDRPNMKDVVQELQSILEGVDQDLVS; from the coding sequence ATGAGAAGCCTAAACAAGAAAGTAATGTGCCTTGCAGACACCTTTTTCTTTCTAATTTGCTTCTATTTTTACTCCTCTTCTTCTCAAAAGATTTGCCCAAATTGTGGCCTACTAAAAGTTCCATACCCGTTAAGTACCAACCCCGATTGTGGCAACACGGATTACACTCTTCTCTGTGACACTCACTCTCAAAAACTATACTTCAACGCCCTGAACGGAAGTTCGTATCTTGTGGTCAAAATCAAACCCGAAAGTCAAAAACTAGTGATTCAAACTCAACCATGGTTGCCGAATTCATGCATCACTCAAGATTTTACCGTTAGTGAGGGACTTTGGTTAAACCAAACACTCCCTTTTAACATCTCTTCCTCAAACACTATCTTTATCTTCAACTGTTCACCTCGTCTTTTTGTGTCACCCCTTAATTGCACTCCTTCAAGTCTCTGCCATCTTTACCTTGAGAACTCGGGCCGGGTTGACCCGTCCCGTGCTCTTCAGTGTGCAAGTACCATCAGCCCATGTTGTACCTTCGTTGCAGGTGGTCTACCATCAGCATACAAAATTCGTCTGCACGCTTCTGGCTGCCGAGCTTTCAAAAGCATTATAAACTTAGATAAACAAAAACCGCCAAGTCTATGGGAAGAAGGTATCGAGATTCAGTGGGCCCCACCACCCGAACCCATATGTAAAACGCAAACCGAATGCTCAGTTTCTTCCAAATGTCAACCTATCAAACAGGGCATCTCTCGTTGTCTATGCAATCAACATTATAAATGGGATCATGTCCTAGGAGTTTGTCTAAGAACGAGTCCTAAGTCAAAGTCAAAATCCGGTCATACCATCAAGATTTCAATTTGTGTAGTCTTGTTTTTTGCGGTTGCAGTGGTGATGAGTGCGATTACGgttaaaaaatctagaaaagttcgtCAAAAAGCGAAGGTTGCAAAGGAGAGAGAAGAGTTGTTTAAATCAAGCAACGGGATGAAATCTGCACGAATGTTTAGTTTAAAAGAGTTAAAAAAAGCAACGAACGATTTTTCTAAAGATAAACTTTTGGGAGTTGGCGGTTTTGGTGAAGTTTATAAAGGCGAGCTTCACGATGGGACAGTTGTAGCGGTTAAGTCTGCTAAAGTGGGCAACATAAAGAGTACTCAACAAGTACTTAATGAAGTTGGGATTCTTTCGCAAGTAAATCATAAAAATCTTGTTCGACTTTTGGGATGTTGTGTTGAAGCTGAACAGCCATTAATGGTGTACGAATACATTTCTAGAGGAACCCTTTATCATCATTTGCATAGCGAGTCTTGTAAGTTTTTGAATTGGATATCAAGATTGAGAATATGTTTACAAACGGCCGAAGCACTGGCTTATCTTCACACGTCGGCTCATACTCCAATTTATCACAGAGATATTAAATCGAATAACATACTTTTAGATGATGAGTACAATGCAAAAGTTTCTGACTTTGGTCTATCAAGATTGGCTAAACCAGGGTTGAGCCATGTCTCAACATGTGCTCAAGGGACACTGGGCTATTTGGACCCGGAGTATTATAGGAACTATCAATTAACAGATAAGAGTGACGTTTATAGTTTTGGTGTTGTGTTGCTTGAAATTCTCACTACAAAAAGGGCGATCGACTTCGCGCGAGAAGAAGATGATGTAAACTTGGCGGTTTACGTTGCTCAACGAGCTGATTCGGTTATGGAAGTTGTTGACCCGAGATTGGTCGAAAATGAGGCTTCTGGTCAAGTTTTGAATAGTGTAAGCCTCTTTTGTAAGCTTGCACTTGCATGCTTAAAAGAAAAGAAAGGAGATAGACCAAACATGAAAGATGTTGTTCAAGAACTCCAGTCTATACTTGAAGGTGTAGATCAAGATTTGGTTTCTTGA